ATCCTCTAAGGTTGGCTTAGTATCAATGACTTGGTGTTGCTCAAAATTCCAATCATTACCATTCAGACTGATAAAATCCTCTATATGGACAGCATCCAAATCCCAATCTGCCTCTACTTTAGCTCGACTGCCTGCCTTGTAAATCTTGATGATGTCTTGATAACGTTGAACAGGGCTATCCACTTCTGAAATCCCACGTTTGGCTCGCTTGTAGCCATCATTTCGGAAGTCAATGAATTTGACAGGGCGTTCTACATCGTGAGGGGTCTTAGCTTCAAAAATATAAATTGACGTCTGCACCCCTGCCATTGGCACGAAAAGGTCAACCGGCATCTTGATTGAGGCAAGCATGGTATGCTTTTTAAGAATAGATTGGGCTGTCTTGGTAGCTTTACCAGAACCTGCTGAATCTTGGATGATAATCGCACCTAAGCCTCCTTTTTCCATCTTATCAAGACCATGTTCTAAGAAAGGCAGTCCATTTTCATCATAAGAAAAAGGTGGGTTTAACAACAGACGGTCAGCCTTGAAGTTTTCAAAGAGACTTTCTGGGCGGTTAAAGGCTGAACCTTTCTCAATACGACTTGAACCATCACCACGTAAAATCATATTGGTCGCCGCCAAGGTAAACATCTCTGCGTTTAGCTCAACACCGAGAAGATTGTTTTTCTTAAGTGCGTCAATAGCTTCATTTGCGGCCGTGGTCGCCTTACCAAAGATAGCATTGGCATCTTCTATCATCAATTCCATTGCAGAAATCAAGAACCCTGCTGAACCTGTCGCCAAGTCCATGACTTTGTTATCTTTTTTAATCGCTAAAATCTGTGACATCATCTTGGTCACATAAGGCGGCGTTAAGACAATGCCAATTTCCTTACCATCTCCAAGGGCATACTTGAGAAACTCAGAATACATTTCCCCCATAATGTCAATATGGCCACCTAAACCGTCAATAGCTTTGAAAATGTATTCATAGATAAAGGTGAAAATTTGTTTGGTCACACTTGCCTGACCATCAATCAACTTGGCAACTTCTTTATCAAGGTCTGTCTTTTCGTCACGCTGAGCATCTTTTGAGATTTCCTTGAAAGAAGAAATCATCAAGTCACGCTTGGTTTTCTCAATCCCTCTGTTTTCTAGAAAATTTGAAATATGCGTTACAATCAATTCGCCATCATGCTTATCTTTGACTTGTTTCCCTAATAAATTGTCAGGAAGTAGACCGTCGTCTAACTTAATTTTGTCACCATTTGGAGTAAGCATTTCAATATCTTGCATGGCCAAAAGCATACCAGATACATAGAGAACTCTCTGTGGAGCAGTGATATTATGATTGTGCATCAGGCGATTGAGTTTCTTGGCATAACTTTGCAAGGCCGCTTGACTATCAATTAAAATCTGGTGTTTTTCTTCTTCTGTCAGAACAGCGTTCTTGTAGAACGTTTCAAAACTCTTCTCATTTTCAAGAAAATCAAGAGTTTGAACGGTTGTTAATTCTTTATAGGCATTCAGAGCAGAACCGAAGACATAGTAAACTTTGAGAGAAACATTTTCTTCGTTGTCACCAGCCACACCAATCGCAAAGACCTCGCTGTATTTACCAGAAGCAATCATATTTCGGGCATAATACAGAGCACCATTAACTGCATAAGTGCCAATTGACTTGTCATCGTATTTAACACCCTCTTTATTTTCAGCAAGTAATTTTTTTGCTGAGAATTTATTTTCAAAGATAACAGGGCGACTATATTTTTCTACATGAAAGTCTGGTTTACCAAAATTAGCTTTAGACTCCGTTTTCGCAGACCCTCTCAGAGCCTCTTTCATATAGGAGCTCATACCTGATTCTTCATTGTAGTCTTGCAACTTTCGTAAACCAATACGGTCTAACTGACCTTTTACCCAGTCATTAACATCTGACTCTAATTTCCACTCCATTTTTTACCCCACAAACTTCCTTTTATACTTGATATGACTGGCAATATTGCCTTCTACATCCTTCTCATCCCAGAGTTGCAATTCCCATGGGTAGTAGAAATTACTCTTATTTTTGAAATAGATATGAATACCGACATAGTCGTCCTTATCTCGCAGGTACCAGTTTTTCAGTCCATATTTTTCCTGCCAGTCATCCAGACGCTCCATGACCTCCGCGATTTCCTCAGAAGTCAAAATCATACGAGCACCGAAAATATCATTGAGAATGGAGTTGACAGGATATCCCTCATTTCTCTCCTTAAAACGCTCAATCTTATCCAAAATGGATTCCGATGTTTTGACACGATAAAAATAAGCAATATCCTTGACATCAGCACGCATCAAATAGTCATTGATAGCCTCGTGTAAGTTAAGCCGATAGGTCAGAATAGGCTGGGTAGGCACCTTGGCAAATGTATGCTTGAGATTGATTTTCTCAACTTTTCCTGTTTCAAAATAATCCTGTGAATACTCAAGATGAATACGGTTAATTTCACTTATTAATCGTTCAACTTTCTCTAACATCTTCTTTCTCCTCGTAAAATAGCAGAGCTACTCTTCCACCTTCCGCTGACTTGCTTGCCAGTTTCTGAAATCATCCACATCTGACTTAACTAATTTGAGGCAGGCATTAAGTACAAAGGCATCATCCAGCAAACCTGGTCCGAATAGGAAATCAGGCAGGGCATCCAAAGGGCTGAAAAAGTAGATTAAGGCACCGATTGTAGCTAAAATAGCTCCTTTTGGTAAGGTCGTATATTCTCGCTTAACATAGCTTCTAACCATGGAAATCATTCCTGGAATGGCTGAAAACTTGTCCCCGCCAAATGGAAGTCGCGCCAATTTCTTCTCGGTATCTTGTAGAAAATGTTCCAATTTCCCTTGATCAGACAACAAGGCCTCTGCACGTTCTCTAGTCTTGGACGATTTCCAAGTTTCAAGCGCCTGGTCAAATTTATCTTCTAATTCCTGTTTGTTTTTAAATGGCTTACGCTTTTGAGCCCATTCAGACAACCGTTTTTGAAAACGGTCAGTTAATTTTACTCTTTGTGGCATAAAAGACCTCACATAGTTTGCTTGTGCTAGAATTACAAATCCGCAGTGCGATAAAGATTGTATCCTTCATAGTAATAAGAATGGTCAATACCCTTGAAATAAGTAGCCTGACCAAGATCTTCCGTTAAGGCTTGCAATAACAGATATTTAAGCTCTCCTGTTGATACATGACTTCTAACCATGGCATTAAAATACTCATCTTTATCAATGCTATTCCAATCAACTACCTTACCTAGACTAACTCGGAGCATACAATCCAACCAGATACGCATACTGCGACCATTTCCTTCACGGAATGGATGTGCAATGTTCATATCCGCATATTTTTCAACGATTTCGTCAAAGGTTGTATGAGGTAGCTTGTCAATATAGGCCAAAGACTGCTCAAGAAAGATTCGTGGAGCGAATTGAAAATTATCCTTGGCAATGTTGACATCACGAATTTTACCTGCAAAATCATAAATATCCTCAAATAAAGCCTGATGAATGTGTGCCAAACCTGCAAAAGTCCCAACTTCTATCTGGAACAGTTGGCCAGTTTCGAACAGTTGAGCTGCTTTTTTCTTGCTGATTTGTTCTTCAAGCCGAGCTAATTCAGCCGAATTTTCAATCCCCAATTTATTTTCTAAAACCATACTGCACCTCAAATTTCCCTGAGATTATTTGGTAAAAGCTGTCGCTTCCTCCAAGGTAAACTTCACATTGTCTTCAATCCACTTACGGCGTGGCTCAACCTTGTCACCCATGAGGACGGATACACGGCGTTCAGCACGGGCTAGGTCTTCAATGGTGACACGGATAAGGGTACGGGTTTCAGGGTTCATGGTTGTTTCCCAGAGCTGATCGGCATTCATCTCACCAAGACCCTTGTAGCGTTGGAGGATGAAGCCCTTGCCAAAATCCTTGCGGAGATCTTCTAATTCCCCATCAGACCAAGCATAAGCAATCTTCTCAGTCTTACCCTTGCCTTTGGACATCTTGTAGAGGGGTGGAAGGGCGATGTAAACCCGACCAGCTTCTACTAGCGGTCGCATATAGCGATAGAAGAAGGTCAGCAAGAGAGTCTGAATGTGGGCACCGTCCGTATCCGCATCGGTCATGATAATTATCTTGTCATAGTTGACATCTTCCAGCGTAAAGTCTGAACCAACACCTGCACCAATGGTGTAAATCATGGTGTTGATTTCTTCGTTTTTGAGGATGTCCGCCATTTTAGCCTTGGCAGTGTTGATAACCTTACCACGCAAAGGTAGAATGGCTTGGAACTTGCGGTCACGGCCTTGTTTGGCAGAGCCTCCGGCCGAATCTCCCTCGACCAGATAGAGTTCGTTTTTGGCTGGATTTTTGGACTGGGCTGGGGTTAATTTTCCTGATAAAAGCCCCTTGTCCTTCTTGTTTTTCTTACCGTTTCGGGATTCGTCACGCGCCTTACGAGCGGCCTCGCGGGCGTCACGCGCCTTAATGGCCTTGCGGACTAGATTTGAAGCTAATTCCCCATTTTCCAAAAGGAAGAAGGTTAGCTTGTCCGATACAATGCCGTCCACCACAGGACGAGCAAGCGGGCTGCCCAGCTTGTCCTTGGTCTGTCCTTCAAACTGCAAATGCTCTTCTGGCACAAGGATAGAAAGGACCGCAGACAAACCTTCACGGTAGTCAGAGCCTTCCAAGTTCTTGTCCTTTTCCTTGAGCAAGTTGGTCTTACGAGCATAGTCGTTCATGGCCTTGGTAATGGCTAGTTTAAGACCTGTTTCGTGGGTACCGCCGTCCTTGGTCCGAACGTTGTTAACGAAGGACAGGATGTTATCTGAATAACCATCGTTGTACTGCATGGCCACTTGGACCTGGAATCCTGCATCTTCTCCTTCAAAATAGAGGACTGGAGTCAGGGTTTCCTTGTCTTCGTTGAGGTAGGATACAAAGTCCTGGACACCATTTTCGTAGTGGTACTCCTCCTGCTCACCCGTCCGCTCATCTGTCAGGGTCATGGTGACTTGTTTGAGCAAGAAGGCTGATTCTTTCAAGCGTTCGGCAATAGTGTTGAACTTGAAATCCGTCGTTGAGAAGATGGTATCATCAGGCATAAAGGTAACCTTTGTACCTGTTTTTGATTTTGGAGCGGTACCAATCTTCTCCAAAGTCGTGACTGGTTTGCCGCCCTGCTCAAACCGTTGCTTGTAAACAGCACCGTCACGGGTAATCTCAACTTCCAACCAGCTGGACAGGGCATTGACCACCGAAGAACCAACCCCGTGCAGACCACCAGAGGTCTTGTAGCCACCTTGACCGAACTTACCACCTGCGTGGAGAACGGTGAAGATAACTTCAACGGTTGGCTTACCTGTAGCGTGCATACCGACAGGCATTCCGCGTCCACGGTCGGAAACGGACAGGCTACCGTCCTTGTTAATGGTCACGTCAATTCGGTCACCGAAACCGGAGAGAGCCTCATCGACAGCGTTATCGACAATCTCCCAGACCATGTGGTGAAGCCCATTCCCATCTGTCGAGCCGATGTACATGCCAGGGCGTTTGCGGACGGCATCTAGCCCTTCCAGTACCTGAATGGCATCGTCATTATAATTATTTATGTTAATCTCTTTCTTAGCCAAAACTGACCTCCATACTTATCATCCTTTCTATATTACAAGTTTTTGGGCATTTTTGCAAAATTTTTCTGTTTCCTATCGGCTGAGACAGCTTACAAAATAAGATTTTGGACTAAATCAGATGAAAATATGCTATAATGAAAACATGTTAGTCAATCTTATTTTACTATTTATTGCATATTTATTGGGATCTATCCCGTCAGGACTTTGGATAGGTCAAACTTTTTTCAATATCAACATTCGTGAACATGGTTCGGGAAATACTGGAACAACCAACACATTCCGTATTTTAGGTCCGAAGGCCGGGACCATTGTATTTGTCATTGATTTCCTCAAGGGAACCTTGGCAGCCTTGCTTCCCGTCATCTTTCATGCCCAAGGAATTTCTCCGATTGTCTTTGGATTGATGGCTGTCTTAGGACATACTTTCCCTATCTTTGCCCAATTCAAAGGTGGTAAGGCGGTTGCAACATCTGCTGGTATGCTTCTGGGCATCGCACCTGCTTTCTGTCTTTATCTCATTCTAATCTTTGCCAGCTCACTATATTTGACATCCATGGTTTCCTTCTCCAGCGTATTGGCTGCCGCTTTAGCAATCTTAGGAGCTCTGCTATTTCCAGCACTAAAATTTATCCTACCTAGCTACGACTGGCTCTTTACCATTATCATCGTCTTTTTGGGGCTCTTTGTCATCGTTCGACACAAGGAAAATATCCAGCGGATTTTGAAAAAAGAAGAAAATCTTGTCCCATTCGGCCTCAATCTAACCAAACAGAAAAAGCGAGTTTAATCACTCGCTTTTAGTTTATAGTCTTTTAGTTTACTTTTAGTACTCGCTCCAAAGGTTCGGGGAACCTTTGGAGGTTGGAGATATAGCGAACAAAGTTCGCCTCAATAGCTGCAGACAGCTTATACAGTCGAGTGACTGTGCAAGGTTGGAGATAGCACTTGCGGAGCAAGTTACCCCTGCAGAGTACTGCAAAGCGAGTTCAAACAATCCAGTGGAATGTTTGAAGTTGGAAATAAGGAAACGGAGTTTCCTCTTGCGTCGAAGTAATAAAAGAAAAACTAAATGACTATATTTTAACTTCAACCACTTCAATCCTCTCCCCACCAAGCAAAATCAAATGGCAGTCTACACGATTTATCTTGTAGGCTTTTTTCAATGCTTCTGCGTAGAGTTGCATTTGAGCTTGGTAACGTTGGCTGAGTTGGCTTGGTTGGTCATACTTGTCTGTCTTGTAATCAAAGAGGACAATGTGATCATCATAGAGTAGGTAGCCATCGATAATCCCGCGAAGGACAAAATCTTCCTGTGATACAGGATCTATCTGCAAACTTGCAAATGGAGCTTCTCGGTGTAGTTTGTCGGTATTGGCTAGAATTTCCTGACCCAAATCTGTATCAAAGAAATCCAAGATCTTTTGAATATCAATCTTGTCCTTAACAGCCTGATCTGCATGAACAGCTTCTAGAGCTTCTCTTACCGTATCTTCTGTTACCAACCAAGACAAGTCCAAGCGTTGCATAAGTTCATGGACTGCTGAACCGACTTGGGCACCAGTTATTTTTGGTTTCTTGGAGAAATCTGGCAAGTTGAAGGTCCGTTTTGTTTTGGATTTTGCCAAGTCCTGCCTTGTATCGGACTTATCCATGATTTCCATTCCTTCTTGTTCCAAAATAGGCTCATAGAGTTTCTTGATTTGACTTGGAGTGCGTAAACTTGGTAATTCTATAGCTGACTTGTATTTGGCATTCAGTTCTTGGACAGAAGACAATAATTTCAAACCAATCTCAATGTCTTTTAACTGGATTTTTTCTATTTGATCCGACTTCACCTCTTTGGCTTGATCAGTTTGGTCAGCTTGCTCTAGTAGTAACTGTTCAGACACAGTAACCTCTACGGTTTCAGTTGCTTCTTTTGCACCTTCTTCCACAGTTTCTTGCTCTGTCTGTTCTTGGTGGCCTCCCCCTTGTTCACTGTCTTCTTCCATGTCCTCATCCGTCACAAATCTTTTCTTGAAGTGAAGGTCTTGACCAGCAAAGGCAGCGTCAATAGCTAGTATCCAATCTTGAAAGCTGACCATATTTTCTCTTGTTGATTTAGACAAGACACCATTTTCTTGTTTGCCGTCGTACCGATCTGCTAGTTTTTCTTTGTCCC
The nucleotide sequence above comes from Streptococcus sp. 29887. Encoded proteins:
- the fic gene encoding protein adenylyltransferase Fic — translated: MVLENKLGIENSAELARLEEQISKKKAAQLFETGQLFQIEVGTFAGLAHIHQALFEDIYDFAGKIRDVNIAKDNFQFAPRIFLEQSLAYIDKLPHTTFDEIVEKYADMNIAHPFREGNGRSMRIWLDCMLRVSLGKVVDWNSIDKDEYFNAMVRSHVSTGELKYLLLQALTEDLGQATYFKGIDHSYYYEGYNLYRTADL
- a CDS encoding class I SAM-dependent DNA methyltransferase; the encoded protein is MEWKLESDVNDWVKGQLDRIGLRKLQDYNEESGMSSYMKEALRGSAKTESKANFGKPDFHVEKYSRPVIFENKFSAKKLLAENKEGVKYDDKSIGTYAVNGALYYARNMIASGKYSEVFAIGVAGDNEENVSLKVYYVFGSALNAYKELTTVQTLDFLENEKSFETFYKNAVLTEEEKHQILIDSQAALQSYAKKLNRLMHNHNITAPQRVLYVSGMLLAMQDIEMLTPNGDKIKLDDGLLPDNLLGKQVKDKHDGELIVTHISNFLENRGIEKTKRDLMISSFKEISKDAQRDEKTDLDKEVAKLIDGQASVTKQIFTFIYEYIFKAIDGLGGHIDIMGEMYSEFLKYALGDGKEIGIVLTPPYVTKMMSQILAIKKDNKVMDLATGSAGFLISAMELMIEDANAIFGKATTAANEAIDALKKNNLLGVELNAEMFTLAATNMILRGDGSSRIEKGSAFNRPESLFENFKADRLLLNPPFSYDENGLPFLEHGLDKMEKGGLGAIIIQDSAGSGKATKTAQSILKKHTMLASIKMPVDLFVPMAGVQTSIYIFEAKTPHDVERPVKFIDFRNDGYKRAKRGISEVDSPVQRYQDIIKIYKAGSRAKVEADWDLDAVHIEDFISLNGNDWNFEQHQVIDTKPTLEDFKKTVADYLSWEVTQLLQQKGEDVTKKP
- a CDS encoding YkvA family protein, translated to MPQRVKLTDRFQKRLSEWAQKRKPFKNKQELEDKFDQALETWKSSKTRERAEALLSDQGKLEHFLQDTEKKLARLPFGGDKFSAIPGMISMVRSYVKREYTTLPKGAILATIGALIYFFSPLDALPDFLFGPGLLDDAFVLNACLKLVKSDVDDFRNWQASQRKVEE
- the plsY gene encoding glycerol-3-phosphate 1-O-acyltransferase PlsY; this encodes MLVNLILLFIAYLLGSIPSGLWIGQTFFNINIREHGSGNTGTTNTFRILGPKAGTIVFVIDFLKGTLAALLPVIFHAQGISPIVFGLMAVLGHTFPIFAQFKGGKAVATSAGMLLGIAPAFCLYLILIFASSLYLTSMVSFSSVLAAALAILGALLFPALKFILPSYDWLFTIIIVFLGLFVIVRHKENIQRILKKEENLVPFGLNLTKQKKRV
- a CDS encoding GTP pyrophosphokinase — encoded protein: MLEKVERLISEINRIHLEYSQDYFETGKVEKINLKHTFAKVPTQPILTYRLNLHEAINDYLMRADVKDIAYFYRVKTSESILDKIERFKERNEGYPVNSILNDIFGARMILTSEEIAEVMERLDDWQEKYGLKNWYLRDKDDYVGIHIYFKNKSNFYYPWELQLWDEKDVEGNIASHIKYKRKFVG
- the parE gene encoding DNA topoisomerase IV subunit B codes for the protein MAKKEININNYNDDAIQVLEGLDAVRKRPGMYIGSTDGNGLHHMVWEIVDNAVDEALSGFGDRIDVTINKDGSLSVSDRGRGMPVGMHATGKPTVEVIFTVLHAGGKFGQGGYKTSGGLHGVGSSVVNALSSWLEVEITRDGAVYKQRFEQGGKPVTTLEKIGTAPKSKTGTKVTFMPDDTIFSTTDFKFNTIAERLKESAFLLKQVTMTLTDERTGEQEEYHYENGVQDFVSYLNEDKETLTPVLYFEGEDAGFQVQVAMQYNDGYSDNILSFVNNVRTKDGGTHETGLKLAITKAMNDYARKTNLLKEKDKNLEGSDYREGLSAVLSILVPEEHLQFEGQTKDKLGSPLARPVVDGIVSDKLTFFLLENGELASNLVRKAIKARDAREAARKARDESRNGKKNKKDKGLLSGKLTPAQSKNPAKNELYLVEGDSAGGSAKQGRDRKFQAILPLRGKVINTAKAKMADILKNEEINTMIYTIGAGVGSDFTLEDVNYDKIIIMTDADTDGAHIQTLLLTFFYRYMRPLVEAGRVYIALPPLYKMSKGKGKTEKIAYAWSDGELEDLRKDFGKGFILQRYKGLGEMNADQLWETTMNPETRTLIRVTIEDLARAERRVSVLMGDKVEPRRKWIEDNVKFTLEEATAFTK